Proteins found in one Kangiella sediminilitoris genomic segment:
- a CDS encoding NADH:ubiquinone reductase (Na(+)-transporting) subunit D, with amino-acid sequence MAFDKHEAKSVLFSPIFNNNPIALQVLGICSALAVTSKLETALVMSLALTTVVALSNFLISLIRKQIPSSIRIIVQMTIIASLVILVDQVLKAYAYEVSKQLSVFVGLIITNCIVMGRAEAYAMKNGPVMSFLDGLGNGLGYSVLLIVVGIIRELFGSGELLGYTILPSTANGGWYETNGMLVLPASSFFIIGLLIWALRTWKKDQVEDSE; translated from the coding sequence ATGGCATTTGATAAACATGAAGCCAAATCGGTCTTATTTTCACCGATTTTTAATAACAACCCAATCGCACTTCAGGTACTGGGTATCTGCTCTGCGCTTGCGGTAACCAGTAAACTGGAAACAGCTTTGGTTATGAGCTTAGCTTTAACCACTGTTGTAGCACTTTCGAACTTTCTAATCAGTTTGATTCGAAAACAAATACCTTCCAGCATTCGTATTATCGTTCAGATGACCATCATTGCCTCACTGGTAATTCTGGTTGACCAGGTACTTAAGGCTTACGCCTATGAAGTATCTAAGCAGTTATCGGTTTTCGTTGGCTTGATTATTACCAACTGTATCGTGATGGGTCGAGCGGAAGCCTATGCCATGAAAAATGGTCCAGTAATGAGCTTCCTGGATGGTTTGGGTAATGGTCTTGGTTACTCGGTACTGCTTATCGTTGTTGGTATTATTCGTGAACTATTTGGTTCTGGCGAGCTACTGGGTTACACCATTTTGCCGTCAACAGCTAACGGTGGCTGGTACGAAACAAACGGCATGTTGGTTCTTCCAGCGAGTTCATTCTTTATTATTGGCTTATTAATCTGGGCGCTTCGCACCTGGAAAAAAGACCAAGTGGAGGATAGCGAATAA
- a CDS encoding CBS domain-containing protein has protein sequence MLKSVTVRDYMTSAMITLKPETDVVEAAQTMMEYRLTGAPVLDNHNRLVGFLSEKDCLHTVLSAIYHGDLGDRVMDRMSKSVKTVHPDDSIADVAERYLQDNCRMYPVVEKSQLVGMISRQSILKAFQHFS, from the coding sequence ATGCTTAAATCGGTTACAGTCCGTGATTACATGACTTCGGCAATGATTACTTTAAAGCCAGAAACAGACGTTGTTGAAGCAGCGCAAACTATGATGGAGTACAGATTAACCGGTGCTCCTGTTCTCGATAATCACAATCGCTTAGTTGGTTTTTTATCAGAAAAAGATTGTTTACACACAGTACTGAGTGCTATATATCACGGTGATCTTGGCGACCGAGTAATGGATCGTATGAGTAAAAGCGTTAAAACTGTTCACCCTGATGACAGTATTGCTGATGTCGCAGAGCGCTACTTACAAGATAATTGTAGAATGTATCCTGTAGTAGAAAAAAGTCAGCTTGTGGGAATGATCTCCCGTCAGAGTATTCTAAAAGCTTTTCAGCACTTTTCTTAA
- a CDS encoding FAD:protein FMN transferase, with protein sequence MRLSILSFLLLLLISCAEEPEYTKITGSTMGTTYSVIVQSEGVNTKSLYQDIEQELKDINQLMSTYIPDSEINTFNQLKDSSCFKFSDRTWEVLVAAKQIYLETNGAFDITLGPLISRWGFNVEEYDIKVPSDSEIQQLLQQVGTDKLDYNHNSQCISKQTPAITINLSAIAKGYGVDQVATIVEQYGVYNYLVEIGGETVAKGVNPAGAVWRIAIEKPVDLKQQQMLIIGLADTSIATSGDYRNYFEVDGLRFSHTIDPKTGHPVTHNLTSVSVIHESNMYADAYATALTVMGKEKAIAFANKHRLPIFLINHLGDELQTDETEWFTPFIINGALN encoded by the coding sequence ATGCGTTTATCGATATTATCCTTCCTTTTACTGCTCCTCATCTCCTGCGCGGAAGAGCCTGAATATACCAAAATTACCGGCAGTACGATGGGGACCACTTATAGCGTTATAGTGCAGTCAGAAGGCGTTAACACCAAGAGTCTGTACCAAGATATTGAGCAGGAATTGAAGGATATAAACCAGCTGATGTCTACCTATATCCCTGATAGTGAAATCAATACCTTTAATCAACTTAAGGACAGCTCCTGTTTTAAGTTTTCTGATAGGACGTGGGAAGTTCTAGTTGCTGCCAAACAGATTTATCTTGAAACCAACGGTGCATTCGATATTACTCTTGGACCACTGATATCCCGCTGGGGATTTAATGTAGAGGAATATGACATAAAAGTTCCATCGGACAGTGAAATCCAGCAACTGTTACAGCAGGTAGGTACCGATAAACTCGACTACAATCATAACAGTCAGTGTATAAGTAAACAGACTCCAGCTATTACTATCAATTTATCTGCCATTGCCAAAGGTTATGGTGTTGACCAGGTTGCAACTATAGTAGAGCAATATGGTGTTTATAATTACCTGGTTGAAATAGGTGGTGAAACGGTAGCCAAGGGAGTGAATCCTGCAGGCGCTGTGTGGCGAATTGCTATTGAGAAGCCAGTTGACCTGAAACAACAGCAAATGCTGATTATTGGTCTTGCTGATACTTCGATAGCTACTTCTGGTGACTACCGTAACTATTTTGAAGTCGATGGCTTACGCTTTTCACACACTATCGATCCCAAAACCGGTCACCCTGTTACTCATAACCTAACCTCTGTTTCCGTTATCCATGAAAGCAATATGTATGCCGATGCCTATGCCACTGCTCTAACGGTTATGGGAAAAGAAAAGGCTATAGCTTTTGCTAATAAGCATCGTCTGCCAATTTTCCTTATCAATCACTTGGGTGACGAACTCCAGACTGATGAGACGGAATGGTTTACACCATTTATCATAAACGGTGCGTTAAATTAG
- the nqrF gene encoding NADH:ubiquinone reductase (Na(+)-transporting) subunit F, whose amino-acid sequence MSEIILGVALFTVVILALVMVILFARKQLVATGDVTIEINEDPEKSITTEAGGKLLGALANNGIFVSSACGGGGTCGQCICKVTEGGGSILPTEEGHITKREAAEGYRLSCQVAVKQDLKIEVPEEVFGTKKWECEVISNDNKATFIKELVLRIPDGESVPFKAGGYIQIECPPYKLKYSEFDIPEEYRSDWEQFNLFDVEAESKEEVIRAYSMANYPEEEGIIMLNVRIATPPPRDMSLPAGKMSSYIWNLKEGDKVTISGPYGEFFAKDTDAEMVFIGGGAGMAPMRSHIFDQLRRIKTDRKITFWYGARSKREMFYEEDFDMLAAENENFEWHVALSDPLPEDNWEGYTGFIHNVLYDNYLKDHPAPEDCEFYMCGPPMMNAACIKMLEDLGVEPENILLDDFGG is encoded by the coding sequence ATGAGTGAAATTATTCTAGGCGTTGCCTTATTTACCGTAGTTATCCTTGCATTGGTGATGGTGATTTTGTTCGCCCGTAAGCAATTGGTAGCTACTGGTGACGTTACAATCGAAATCAACGAGGATCCTGAAAAGTCGATCACTACAGAAGCTGGTGGTAAATTGCTCGGTGCTTTAGCTAATAACGGTATCTTTGTATCCTCTGCTTGTGGTGGCGGTGGTACTTGCGGTCAGTGTATCTGTAAAGTTACTGAGGGTGGTGGCTCAATCCTTCCAACTGAGGAAGGCCATATTACCAAGCGTGAAGCAGCCGAGGGTTATCGCTTATCGTGCCAGGTGGCAGTTAAACAGGATTTGAAGATCGAAGTGCCAGAAGAAGTATTTGGCACTAAGAAATGGGAGTGCGAGGTTATCTCTAATGATAACAAAGCTACTTTCATTAAAGAGCTTGTACTTCGTATTCCTGATGGTGAGAGTGTTCCATTTAAAGCTGGTGGTTATATTCAGATTGAGTGCCCACCATATAAACTTAAGTATAGCGAGTTCGATATTCCTGAAGAGTATCGCTCGGATTGGGAACAGTTCAACCTATTTGACGTTGAGGCTGAGTCAAAAGAAGAAGTGATTCGTGCCTACTCAATGGCCAACTACCCAGAAGAGGAAGGCATTATTATGCTTAACGTACGTATCGCAACGCCTCCGCCTCGCGATATGTCTTTGCCAGCAGGTAAAATGTCCTCTTATATCTGGAACCTTAAAGAAGGTGATAAAGTAACTATTTCTGGTCCATACGGTGAGTTTTTCGCGAAGGATACCGACGCAGAGATGGTGTTTATCGGCGGTGGTGCAGGTATGGCTCCAATGCGTTCGCATATCTTCGATCAGCTTCGCCGTATCAAGACTGATCGTAAGATAACATTCTGGTATGGTGCCCGTAGTAAGCGCGAAATGTTCTATGAAGAAGATTTCGACATGCTTGCGGCAGAAAACGAAAACTTCGAATGGCACGTTGCCCTTTCAGATCCACTTCCTGAAGACAACTGGGAAGGTTACACGGGCTTTATCCATAATGTCCTGTATGACAACTATCTGAAAGATCATCCAGCTCCTGAAGATTGCGAGTTCTACATGTGCGGACCTCCAATGATGAACGCAGCTTGTATTAAAATGCTGGAAGATCTAGGTGTTGAGCCTGAAAACATCTTGCTAGATGACTTTGGTGGCTAA
- the nqrE gene encoding NADH:ubiquinone reductase (Na(+)-transporting) subunit E, translating into MEHYLSLFIRSVFVENMALAFLLGMCTFLAVSKKVQTSIGLGIAVIIVQTITVPVNNLLVHYLLADGALAWAGFPEADLSFLGLIVYIGVIAALVQILEMTLDKFFPALYQSLGIFLPLITVNCAIMGGSLFMVERDYNFPESVVFGLGSGFGWALAIAALAGIREKMKYSDVPDGLRGLGITFITVGLMAIGFMSFSGIKL; encoded by the coding sequence ATGGAACATTATCTATCATTATTTATCCGCTCTGTTTTCGTAGAAAATATGGCGTTAGCATTCCTTCTGGGAATGTGTACTTTCTTGGCAGTGTCGAAGAAAGTTCAGACATCGATTGGTCTTGGTATTGCGGTTATTATCGTACAAACCATCACAGTTCCAGTGAACAACCTACTGGTTCATTACTTACTTGCTGATGGTGCCTTGGCTTGGGCGGGCTTCCCCGAAGCAGACTTAAGTTTCCTTGGTTTAATCGTTTATATCGGTGTTATCGCTGCCTTGGTTCAGATACTGGAAATGACTTTGGATAAGTTTTTCCCCGCGCTTTATCAATCACTGGGTATTTTCCTACCCTTGATTACCGTGAACTGTGCCATCATGGGTGGCTCACTATTCATGGTCGAGCGAGATTATAACTTCCCTGAGTCGGTTGTCTTTGGTTTGGGCTCTGGCTTCGGTTGGGCCTTAGCGATCGCCGCGCTAGCCGGTATTCGTGAGAAAATGAAGTATTCAGACGTACCAGATGGTCTTCGAGGCCTTGGCATAACCTTTATTACGGTTGGCTTAATGGCAATCGGCTTCATGTCGTTCTCTGGTATTAAATTGTAA
- a CDS encoding OmpA family protein has translation MKKKLIVAACMLALGSTAFAEEGDVKDRHGFYGYIGLHDLDLDVHRDTSERIGGDFGLGWAFNKNWQIEGLYQYTDDMYNNTLGSRTDVLTYSLDVLYNDTGWIGSAETHPFLKVGYGQHDDKYGVYHPDFEDEFYKVGLGMQHFANDNVFMRVGFDFMDSGERGDDHYAYFNIGYFFGETVRAAAAPKVEETPMVEAKDSDGDGVLDADDRCPGTPAGAAVDAYGCALDSDGDGVADYKDACPNTEAGAQVDEKGCKIQPKEEVVVDMRLNFDTNKYAIKPEMVSEIAKVAEFLRQYPDVNAEIQGHTDSVGSNQYNQGLSERRANSVKDYLIDNFGIEATRLTAVGYGEERPIGDNSTEEGRALNRRVEASAQAMK, from the coding sequence ATGAAGAAAAAGCTAATAGTAGCAGCATGCATGTTGGCACTAGGTTCAACGGCATTTGCAGAAGAAGGTGACGTGAAGGACCGCCATGGATTTTATGGTTATATAGGTCTGCATGATCTAGATTTGGATGTTCATAGAGATACGAGTGAAAGGATCGGTGGAGATTTTGGTCTAGGTTGGGCTTTTAATAAGAACTGGCAGATCGAAGGTTTGTACCAATATACTGATGACATGTACAACAATACTCTGGGCAGCCGCACAGATGTATTAACTTACAGCTTAGATGTTCTTTACAACGATACGGGCTGGATTGGTAGTGCAGAAACTCATCCCTTCCTGAAAGTAGGTTATGGACAACATGATGATAAGTACGGTGTTTATCACCCAGACTTTGAAGATGAGTTCTACAAAGTTGGTTTAGGTATGCAGCATTTTGCTAATGACAACGTATTCATGCGAGTTGGTTTCGACTTTATGGATTCAGGCGAGCGTGGCGATGATCATTATGCTTATTTCAATATTGGTTACTTTTTTGGTGAAACTGTTAGAGCAGCTGCTGCACCAAAGGTAGAAGAAACCCCAATGGTTGAAGCCAAAGATTCTGACGGCGATGGTGTATTGGATGCAGATGATCGCTGCCCGGGCACCCCTGCAGGAGCTGCAGTTGATGCATATGGGTGCGCTCTAGACAGCGATGGCGATGGAGTAGCAGATTACAAAGATGCATGTCCTAATACTGAAGCTGGCGCACAAGTCGACGAAAAAGGTTGCAAGATTCAGCCAAAAGAAGAAGTTGTTGTCGATATGCGTTTGAACTTCGATACAAATAAATACGCAATCAAGCCAGAGATGGTTTCTGAAATAGCTAAAGTAGCAGAGTTCCTACGTCAATATCCTGACGTGAATGCAGAAATACAGGGACACACGGATAGCGTTGGTTCTAATCAATATAACCAGGGTCTTTCTGAGCGTCGAGCAAACTCTGTTAAAGATTATTTAATCGATAACTTTGGTATTGAAGCGACTCGCTTAACAGCCGTAGGATACGGTGAAGAGCGCCCGATCGGTGATAACTCGACAGAAGAAGGTCGTGCTTTGAACCGTCGCGTTGAAGCCAGTGCTCAAGCAATGAAGTAA
- the nqrM gene encoding (Na+)-NQR maturation NqrM, whose amino-acid sequence MTSSTFILAFILFVAVIVIMAIGYIFQQKRISGSCGGLDALGIEKACDCEKPCAKKRARLRNNEHRLDVTVVEE is encoded by the coding sequence ATGACAAGTAGTACATTCATACTCGCATTCATCCTGTTTGTTGCCGTAATCGTAATTATGGCTATAGGATATATCTTTCAGCAAAAACGCATCAGTGGCAGCTGTGGTGGCCTTGACGCGTTAGGAATTGAGAAGGCCTGTGACTGTGAGAAGCCTTGTGCCAAGAAAAGGGCCCGCCTAAGAAATAACGAGCACAGACTTGATGTAACTGTAGTGGAAGAGTAA
- a CDS encoding Na(+)-translocating NADH-quinone reductase subunit C — MSKKESPIKTIIVAVVLSLVCSVVVSFAAIQLKPQQELNKELDRKRNILIAAGLLEQGGTQAEVEELFKQVETHVVDLSEGEIVEAPKDFNQRKFAKDPDTNKVLTGKEDIAGIKKRSQLANVYFVKDGDKLDTVILPVHGYGLWSTMYGFLALEPDTTTVVGFKYYEQGETAGLGGEIENPSWRALWPDKKVLNEQGEPIIKLVKGSAQNEHQVDGLSGATLTSNGVENTLHYWLGEDGFGPFLAKVRAGEI; from the coding sequence ATGTCTAAGAAAGAAAGTCCTATTAAAACCATTATAGTTGCCGTGGTTTTGAGCTTGGTCTGCTCAGTAGTTGTATCGTTCGCTGCAATTCAGCTGAAACCTCAGCAGGAACTCAACAAAGAGCTTGACCGCAAACGTAACATCTTGATTGCAGCTGGTCTGCTTGAACAAGGCGGTACCCAGGCTGAAGTTGAAGAGCTATTTAAACAAGTCGAAACTCACGTTGTTGACCTATCTGAAGGTGAAATTGTTGAAGCACCAAAAGATTTCAACCAACGTAAGTTCGCCAAAGATCCGGATACAAACAAAGTGCTAACCGGTAAAGAAGATATTGCTGGTATTAAAAAGCGTTCTCAACTGGCTAATGTTTATTTCGTTAAAGATGGCGACAAGCTAGACACTGTCATTCTTCCTGTTCATGGATACGGTCTCTGGTCAACCATGTATGGTTTCCTGGCATTAGAGCCAGATACGACCACTGTCGTTGGTTTCAAGTACTACGAGCAGGGCGAGACCGCCGGTCTTGGTGGCGAGATTGAAAACCCATCATGGCGTGCCCTTTGGCCTGATAAGAAAGTTCTTAATGAGCAAGGTGAGCCAATCATTAAACTTGTAAAAGGTTCGGCACAAAATGAGCACCAGGTTGATGGCCTTTCCGGAGCAACGCTAACCAGTAATGGTGTTGAGAATACACTCCACTATTGGTTAGGTGAGGATGGCTTTGGCCCATTCTTAGCAAAAGTAAGAGCGGGAGAAATTTAA
- a CDS encoding NADH:ubiquinone reductase (Na(+)-transporting) subunit B translates to MGLKNFIEKIEPHFEKGGKWEKWYALYEAAATIFYTPGHVTKGTTHIRDNIDLKRIMIMVWFATFPAMFWGMWNVGYQAQVALQAGMSLPDMWQVDFFQFMGGAITPETGVLGLMFYGACFFLPIYAVTFIVGGFWEVLFASVRGHEINEGFFVTSILFALILPAKIPLWQVAIGISFGVVVAKEIFGGTGKNFMNPALAGRAFLFFAYPADISGETVWAAVDSFSGATPLAAAAAGSITDYSINANWWDAFMGRIPGSIGEVSTLMIILGGLFIIYMRIASWRIVLGVLLGMIATSYILNGIGSESNSMFAMPWYWHLVTGGFAFGMFFMATDPVSAALTNKGKWIFGALIGFMVVMIRVVNPAFPEGMMLAILFANLFAPLIDHFVVQANIKRRARRHV, encoded by the coding sequence ATGGGTTTAAAGAATTTTATCGAAAAAATCGAGCCGCATTTTGAGAAAGGCGGTAAGTGGGAAAAGTGGTATGCGCTATATGAAGCTGCAGCGACTATTTTCTACACACCAGGTCATGTCACTAAGGGCACAACCCACATAAGAGACAACATTGATCTGAAACGAATCATGATCATGGTTTGGTTTGCTACTTTCCCAGCCATGTTCTGGGGTATGTGGAACGTTGGCTACCAGGCTCAAGTTGCCCTACAGGCTGGCATGAGCTTACCTGACATGTGGCAGGTTGATTTCTTCCAATTTATGGGGGGAGCTATTACTCCTGAAACGGGTGTTTTAGGTCTGATGTTCTACGGTGCCTGTTTCTTCCTCCCGATTTATGCCGTTACTTTCATCGTCGGCGGCTTCTGGGAAGTATTGTTCGCATCGGTTCGTGGTCATGAGATCAACGAGGGATTCTTCGTCACTTCGATCCTGTTCGCTTTGATCCTTCCTGCGAAAATACCATTGTGGCAAGTAGCCATTGGTATTTCTTTCGGTGTGGTAGTAGCAAAAGAAATTTTTGGTGGAACTGGCAAGAACTTCATGAACCCAGCTCTAGCGGGTCGTGCATTCCTGTTCTTCGCTTACCCAGCAGATATCTCTGGTGAAACCGTATGGGCAGCTGTAGATAGCTTCTCAGGCGCAACTCCACTAGCAGCTGCTGCGGCGGGTTCTATTACTGACTACAGCATTAATGCAAACTGGTGGGATGCTTTCATGGGCCGTATCCCTGGCTCAATCGGTGAAGTATCGACACTGATGATTATCCTTGGTGGTCTATTCATTATCTACATGAGAATAGCTTCATGGCGTATTGTTCTGGGTGTACTGCTGGGTATGATTGCAACAAGCTATATCCTTAACGGTATCGGTAGTGAGTCTAACTCTATGTTTGCAATGCCTTGGTACTGGCACCTAGTAACAGGTGGTTTTGCGTTCGGTATGTTCTTCATGGCTACTGATCCGGTATCAGCAGCTCTTACCAACAAAGGTAAGTGGATCTTCGGTGCTTTGATTGGCTTCATGGTCGTAATGATTCGTGTTGTTAATCCAGCATTCCCAGAAGGTATGATGCTGGCTATTTTATTCGCAAATCTTTTTGCGCCACTAATCGACCACTTCGTGGTTCAAGCGAACATCAAACGGAGGGCTCGTCGTCATGTCTAA